In one window of Ovis aries strain OAR_USU_Benz2616 breed Rambouillet chromosome 3, ARS-UI_Ramb_v3.0, whole genome shotgun sequence DNA:
- the LOC105605770 gene encoding apolipoprotein L3-like: MKRHLRDPAAAIMSSTDLVYCSESETVSQVVVEHSEVTKQKLNVLLQNWERFVAKANIPREEAKALHEYLNRLKTKLSGQDPDTLKEDQLDTEKFLEEFPEVKQDLEGDTEKIHALADKVDKVHKDCTISKVVAHSTGAVSGILSIVGLALAPLTMGATLPLLATGLGLGIAAAVTNVSTTIVEQVNMSSAETKTIQLLSPDTKKWKVVKDVLKKRTPQIIFATKSFVSALEYIQKQVQFIKVIKASPALAAKVKFFITKGKTFIHVSSQARKTFGGMALAMAKEVRITGLVLSCIGLVIDVGCLVKESKHLHDGAKAESAEKLRQQAQELESILELLTEIHENLQEGSVPPPPEECSARSQREELCPWQRS; this comes from the exons ATGAAGAGACATCTCCGAGACCCTGCTGCTGCCATCATGAGCTCCACAGACCTCGTTTACTGCTCAG AGAGTGAAACTGTTTCTCAAGTTGTTGTTGAGCATTCCGAGgtcacaaaacagaaactgaatgTCCTACTCCAAAACTGGGAGAGATTTGTGGCTAAGGCCAATATACCCAG GGAGGAGGCAAAGGCACTACATGAATATCTGAATAGGCTGAAAACAAAGTTGAGTGGACAGGACCCAGACACACTCAAAGAAGACCAGCTGGACACAGAGAAGTTTTTGGAGGAGTTTCCTGAGGTGAAACAGGACCTGGAGGGAGACACAGAAAAGATCCATGCTCTTGCAGACAAAGTTGACAAGGTGCACAAGGACTGCACGATTTCCAAGGTGGTGGCCCACTCCACTGGCGCTGTGTCTGGCATACTCAGCATCGTTGGCCTGGCTCTGGCACCTCTGACAATGGGGGCCACTCTGCCTCTCTTGGCCACTGGGTTAGGGCTGGGCATAGCGGCTGCTGTGACCAATGTGTCCACCACCATCGTGGAACAAGTAAACATGTCATCAGCAGAAACCAAAACCATTCAACTGCTGTCCCCTGACACGAAGAAATGGAAGGTAGTCAAGGATGTACTCAAGAAGAGGACACCTCAAATTATTTTTGCAACGAAGTCATTCGTCAGTGCCCTAGAATACATTCAGAAGCAAGTCCAATTTATCAAGGTGATTAAGGCCAGCCCTGCCTTAGCAGCCAAAGTCAAGTTCTTCATAACCAAAGGGAAAACCTTCATCCATGTCAGCAGTCAGGCGCGGAAAACTTTTGGAGGCATGGCTTTAGCAATGGCAAAAGAAGTCCGTATCACTGGCCTAGTCCTGTCATGTATCGGCCTTGTGATAGATGTGGGCTGCCTGGTGAAAGAGTCAAAACATTTACATGATGGAGCGAAGGCAGAGTCAGCTGAAAAGCTGAGGCAGCAGGCCCAGGAGTTGGAAAGCATATTGGAGTTACTCACTGAGATCCATGAGAATCTGCAGGAGGGctcagttcccccacccccagaggagTGCAGTGCCAgaagccagcgtgaggaactctgcccatggcaaaggtcatga